The following coding sequences lie in one Chionomys nivalis chromosome 8, mChiNiv1.1, whole genome shotgun sequence genomic window:
- the Tufm gene encoding elongation factor Tu, mitochondrial yields the protein MAAATLLRATPRFSGLCASPTPLLQGRLRPLKARASPFLCRGLAVEAKKTYVRDKPHVNVGTIGHVDHGKTTLTAAITKILAEGGGAKFKKYEEIDNAPEERARGITINAAHVEYSTAARHYAHTDCPGHADYVKNMITGTAPLDGCILVVAANDGPMPQTREHLLLAKQIGVEHVVVYVNKADAVQDSEMVELVELEIRELLTEFGYKGEEAPVIIGSALCALEQRDPELGVKSVQKLLDAVDTYIPVPTRDLEKPFLLPVESVYSIPGRGTVVTGTLERGILKKGDECELLGHNKNIRTVVTGIEMFHKSLERAEAGDNLGALVRGLKREDLRRGLVMVKPGSIQPHQKVEAQVYVLSKEEGGRHKPFVSHFMPVMFSLTWDMACRVILPPGKELAMPGEDLKLNLILRQPMILEKGQRFTLRDGNKTIGTGIVTDIPAMTEEDKNIKWS from the exons ATGGCGGCCGCCACCCTATTACGAGCGACACCCCGCTTCAGCG GTCTCTGTGCCAGCCCGACCCCATTGCTGCAAGGTCGGCTGCGGCCGCTGAAAGCCCGGGCATCGCCCTTCTTGTGTCGCGGTCTTGCCGTGGAGGCCAAGAAGACCTACGTGCGCGACAAGCCCCATGTGAATGTGGGTACCATTGGCCATGTGGACCACGGCAAGACCACCCTGACCGCAGCCATCACAAAAA TTCTAGCCGAGGGAGGTGGAGCTAAGTTCAAGAAGTACGAGGAGATAGACAATGCCCCTGAGGAGCGAGCTCGGGGTATCACCATCAATGCAGCTCATGTGGAGTATAGCACTGCTGCCCGCCACTATGCCCACACAGACTGCCCTGGTCATGCAGATTATGTTAAG AACATGATCACAGGCACTGCCCCTCTGGATGGCTGCATCCTGGTGGTAGCAGCTAATGACGGCCCCATGCCCCAGACCCGAGAGCACTTACTACTAGCTAAACAG ATTGGAGTGGAGCATGTTGTGGTATATGTGAATAAGGCGGATGCGGTCCAGGACTCGGAGATGGTGGAGCTAGTCGAGCTGGAGATCCGGGAGCTTCTCACCGAGTTTGGCTATAAAGGAGAGGAGGCCCCAGTCATCATAGGTTCTGCGCTCTGTGCCCTGGAG CAACGTGATCCTGAGCTGGGAGTGAAATCAGTGCAGAAGCTGCTGGATGCGGTGGACACTTACATCCCAGTGCCCACCCGGGACCTGGAGAagccctttctgcttcctgtagaGTCAGTTTATTCTATTCCTG GCCGGGGTACAGTGGTAACAGGTACACTAGAACGTGGCATTTTAAAGAAGGGAGATGAGTGTGAGCTGCTGGGACATAACAAGAACATTCGCACTGTGGTGACAG GCATTGAGATGTTCCACAAGAGCCTGgagagggctgaggcaggggataaCCTGGGTGCTCTGGTCCGAGGCCTAAAGCGGGAGGATTTGAGGCGTGGCTTGGTCATGGTCAAGCCAGGCTCCATCCAACCCCACCAGAAGGTGGAGGCCCAG GTTTATGTCCTCAGCAAGGAGGAGGGTGGCCGCCACAAACCATTCGTATCTCATTTCATGCCCGTCATGTTCTCCCTGACTTGGGACATGGCCTGTCGTGTCATCTTGCCTCCAGGGAAG GAACTTGCCATGCCTGGAGAGGACTTGAAGCTCAACCTAATCCTGCGGCAGCCCATGATCTTAGAGAAAGGCCAGCGGTTCACTTTGAGGGATGGCAACAAGACCATTGGCACTGGCATTGTCACTGACATACCAGCCATGACCGAAGAGGACAAGAACATCAAGTGGAGCTGA